Proteins encoded by one window of Carassius auratus strain Wakin chromosome 8, ASM336829v1, whole genome shotgun sequence:
- the LOC113106743 gene encoding uncharacterized protein LOC113106743, translating to MASCYLQERERERRKKLRQRLETDFDQTILRVWQAGTSKRSERKSKFCKPHWPPVISPEESERRRRFRKSLGRESSPQDSLCRRQWPPVLKNVKVSVPPCASLAVLPPTTAVADTALKRVPRTTVWRRKKRAEEDKKALMHGKAIARRAEPKRFTCRLCGQPKRLEFGHSFYKGKSFCATSAGNSVTQWLSEQKRMAGTDNLSNASQTTASRWKKPRKPYTCQLCQQPKTKHYGHSRYAGKTFCSTYEGKTVELWLTEQRALSRIE from the exons ATGGCCTCCTGTTATctccaagagagagagagagaacggagGAAGAAGTTGCGACAGAGGCTTGAAACAGACTTTGACCAAACTATTTTACGAGTCTGGCAGGCAGGAACTTCCAAAAGATCAGAAAGGAAATCTAAATTCTGCAAACCTCACTGGCCTCCtgtgatttcaccagaggaaagTGAGAGGAGGAGACGCTTCAGGAAAAGCCTGGGCAGAGAGTCTTCTCCTCAAGACTCCCTGTGCAGGAGGCAGTGGCCTCCAGTGCTGAAAAATGTGAAAGTGTCAG TTCCCCCGTGTGCATCGCTTGCTGTGCTCCCTCCAACAACTGCTGTAGCAGATACAGCCCTTAAACGGGTGCCAAGGACCACGGTCTGGAGAAGAAAGAAGAGGGCTGAAGAGGACAAAAAGGCCCTGATGCACGGTAAAGCCATCGCACGACGAGCAGAACCAAAGAGATTTACCTGCAGGCTGTGTGGACAGCCGAAGAGACTGGAGTTTGGACACAGTTTTTACAAAGGAAAGAGTTTCTGTGCCACTTCGGCTGGAAATAGTGTAACACAGTGGCTCTCCGAGCAGAAGAGGATGGCAGGTACGGATAATTTGAGTAATGCGTCACAGACAACCGCCTCGAGGTGGAAGAAGCCACGCAAACCATATACCTGTCAGCTGTGCCAACAGCCAAAAACAAAGCATTATGGGCACTCACGATACGCTGGCAAAACCTTCTGCAGCACATATGAGGGGAAAACTGTGGAGCTTTGGCTGACAGAGCAACGCGCTCTTTCTCGTATTGAATAG